A region of the Drosophila subpulchrella strain 33 F10 #4 breed RU33 chromosome 3L, RU_Dsub_v1.1 Primary Assembly, whole genome shotgun sequence genome:
AGCATTTCCATCGCGTTTTGCTCACCTGCCGTGCGTTCGCCTGCCCATCTCATCCCCCAAATAATTCCCACTTAATTCTGGGGTAAAAATAACATGCTATGGCCCGGCATTTACATAAGAAATTGGCTTGTAGAATTAATCCGCAATAAGCTCGCTGCGACACGGAGAAATTACCGTATTAGAAAGCAATTAGCATTTGAATCTTTTACTCTCGCGCCCACTCAAGACAATGGCCTTCGCAAAGGGGCGTGGCCCATTGGGCGGACATTATCCTTGGTAAAGCTCCTCGAGATTCACCTCGGAATCCACGGAATCTGTTTGGTCTGGCCAGTCTGGAAATTAAATTTCCGTTAAGGTTGACGCTGACGTTTGGCGgcgattggaaattaaatttacgCAGTCTTTGGCATGGCAATGGAACAAATCAAGTACACggagaaaacaaaaataattgggTCTTAAAAGATTAGGGGAAAAAAGTGGAGCCATGTTTTTAGAATAAACTTCAACAGAATAAAGTTCTAAGCCTTATAGACTGTTAAAAGAACGTGCTACTTCAAGTAAAATAATACTCTAGTTTAAAGTTGAtctaaactttttaaaataatattaatagaGTAAATTTCTTTTAAGTAAAACTGGTAAATTCTTACTGATGATAGGTTTCCATGTATGAACAATGTTCATTGAACATGTAATTTATTTACAGTCTTTAAGATCTTACAACTTtcttttataatcaattatcTTAAGGAATACTTTTAGATCCCTgagtttttaacaaattaatttatttgatttatgcCTGGgggttattattatatatatataggccTTATACCTATGAAATTTTCGATTGTAATTACCATTCTTTGGGAGTTCTTCTCGGATCCCTGGATTTTTCTCACTGTGGCCAAATCAGCGATGTTGGCCTGCGTCGATGGTAAACAAACGCGCTCGGAAGCCATTAAAAATTATCATTTGCGCATATTGATTAGGACGCCGAAGCTCCTGAGACATTGGATTAGGCGGGCATATCGATGGGGGAGTGGGTGGATGGGATGTCCCGGGTGTCCTGTGGCAGTTGCTGTTTCTGTTTTGCTGCCAGGGAAAACAAATATCGATTCCATCCCTTAAGCCCGGCCACCCACACCGCCCACCACCCTCAATGGCTGCCAAACAAAGGAAGTGAACGAAGgaggaacaaaaaaaaatgccaGAGAGGAAAAAAACCACCCACCCACGGGCGGAATCCACCCCTCGCGGGCGAATTTTCCACCCCCACCCAGCGCCTGACAACGCCAGACGACGCTGACGAAGTTGACTCCGGTTTTTAGGACTCTGGGAAGCCAGGACACCGGGACTCCAGGACTCCAGGACTCCAGGACTCCTGGACTCATCCAAGCAGCGAGAGCAAccattaaaattttgaaaatccATCATTGGAAAAATGGTCGAAAAAAAGCTGggtaacaacaacaacgcaCCACTTCCGTGGCCATGTTTTTTTTGCTctcttgtatttttttattatttgttggGCTTTATTGAGGGTGGCGAAAATGtcgatttaatttttcaatattCATAAATTTATGTGTGCGTTATGCTCTGTGTGTGTTCTTTTCAGTTTTCTCCTGGCTTTTTTGCCAACGGCGTGTGAGTCCGGCCAAAAGTGATTTGATTTTCTAATTTGCAACGAATTTCGGTCCTCTAACAGCCCGCCCACCCACATGTCTGGCCTTGCCCAGCCACCCATTCCACCCATTCCACCACCCACTTTTCGCAGGGGCAGCCATGTAAACACAAATCCAATCAAATAAACGAAATTAAGTGCCACGTTGATTGGAGGCAAATCTGTTTTTCAGCCTCAATGATGACAATCAAGCGGAGTTGGCATTGCCAAAAGGGAAAATctcaaaatcaaaatcaaaatccAAAAAcctggcaaaaaaaaagtaaaagcaAGAAGaaataatggcagattttttTAGCAAACGCTGCGAAAAgcgaatattatttttcagcTGGAAATATGCCACACAAATTTGCATTAGGCACCTGTAATTTCCACAGAGCCCACAGGACTCGCGGCAATTTCCCCTGGCAAAATCTTATCCCCAGTGGCAACAGTGAGGGGAAGGGgggatattttatattttgattgtTATTTGTGGGGACAGTAAAAAAGCCAACAATGTGCGGTGCGTTTGGCCCGGCCAACTGTTGTGGCTTTTCCCCCCAaactccactccactccatAAATCCAGTGGCTTTTATTACAAGTTTTTCCGGCCAAGGTGGCCCACAGAGAGATAGAGGGAAAAGTCTGGGGAGattgaaatgtgaaatatttttaaaaaccaatttcGCTGAGCCTGGGCCCCAGCAACGCACGATGGCAATTGGGGATGGGATGAGGCCTTGGAGTTGCCataaaagaaattgtttttatGAATTTCATTGAAACGAGCCGAAAACAAAGGCCGCCGCCAGTTGAAGTCCAAGTTAAAGAGAGATTCCTTGGAAGCACAATGAAATACAAGAAAGAAGTTCACAAATAATTGTTACACAACGAGAAATATCGCTTTGTACAGTGGCActtcgaaaataaataaataatattcccTGAAACCATTGGGGAGCTCTACAGAATATTTAACAAAAGCTTTTTAAAACAAAGAAGGTTTTTTACATCTTACAAATAAGTTTTAACGATTAATGATTGATGCATCGTATAATACTCTATATTAAAAGCatgaattaattttttgtaatgttttaaatatcttTCTTTCTATCTTTAACACAAACTAAAGTCTTTACCAAGTGCTGCTATTctattttaaatagttttacAAGTTGTATGGATGATGAAAATTAATAtagtaatatatttaaatttttcttgAATTATATTCCGAGACTGCACTTTATCCTAACACCAATAATTACTTTCAAACCGAATTACCggttattattttataaaattcgTGTCCGCAACCCCAATTAATCAAAAGTCATTAGAAGAAAGCGAGAAAGTAATCAAGGCCCATTCAAGTggtttgtttacttttgtaATTCCGGCTGTCATAACTCCACCTCATAATTAGGAGAGCCGGCGAAAATTGGCATACTTTTAACCCTCGACCCCggagaaagaaagaaagaaagagaTTGGCAAACAAAGCGAAAGGTGAAAGTGAAATGGCAAACACGGCGAACAACAAAGGGAATTAGCAAACATGACAATGATAATGCCAGTGACAAAAGGGGAGTGCGACCCCTGAAAATCGATTCGATTTTGCGACTTAATTGCTTTGACATTTGACTCTGCCAATTTGGCAAATCTCTTGCAAATCGATCAGGGGTAGATCGTTAGAGGGGTGCAGATTACAGGATATATGTACCCAAATAGGGGTTTATCGATTTGGCAAATTGTTTGGGCGTCGACTGATGGATTTGTGGCGAGTTCCAACCTGTTGATCATAGTAAAAGAAGTCTGTTTTGGTCTGGAAAAAATAGAGAGCTTTAAAAAGCAGCTGCCAGGAAGAGGATCCTTGTCTGGCAGGACTGTAATTTTCGGCCTGGGAGTTTCTCACGGGCCTTTTCACTTGCATTATGCATGAGATTTGCTGGGGATTTCTGGAGAGGCTGGAAAAAAAGAATGTGCCCACCCCTCGATCCTGCATCCTTTGAACGTGCCTGTCGCCTCTTTTGTGTCCTCTTCGCCGGGCTGCGTGACAGGAAGCAAATGTCCTGTTGTGTCACTCATATGCAAATTGCCAGGCATCCGTGTTattctttttattattatttttttacatcTTACCATACCTTTTCCTTCCTCCATCTGCGTCTTATTAATtagaataataattaataaggCAACTCCTCGACGGCGACGCACGTGCAACAAAGTCGCTCAACCCTTCGGGGCAATGGCATAAATTAGTTGCCTCATTGCCAGGACCTTTAAAGGATACCTGCCCCGTCGGCCAAACCAATTAAATTACGACCAAGCGGCCCAATGATGCGTACTTAAACACGTCGACGTGATGTGGAAATGTAACCAAATATGATTTTCCTGCCGTCGAAGGGTTAATGGAAAACTCGATTCAAATTTGCATATAATTTCTATTTAATTTAGGAGACTTTCACCCCAGCTGCCTGGCTCTCAGCATCCCTCTCGCATTTTGTTCCACCGCCGGCCAATTAATAGCTAACATTTTTACTTTGACTGcgatattttttcattttccatcgaaaaaatggaaaaaaagcTGCCGACGTGGAgtgtaaaaaagaaaaccttTCAATGTGCACACTTCCTGGACAGACAACCACAACAGCAGGAAAAAAGGACGCATCCTGTTTCAGCTGCTGTGTATGCAAATTTTTTGGTTCTAACCTTTTTttcgtgtgtttttttttcgggtTGTTGCTGCCTGTGATGGAAAGTGAAGCGTTTTGTTGTCCCGACAATATGTAACTGACACTTGAAGGGGTGTTAGAGCAGCATCTCGATGTTGTAGCCCCGATAAAAACAACATTCTGGCAACGGGAAGCAATCTCTAATGTGAAAACTCCATTAGCAGTTCCTGTTCATCGTTCTCTCACCGCCTTTCCTGCGAAAAGTTGTCGCCTGTTTGATGATTCTGTGCAATGTAAGCCTGATTTATGATGTTCCAGCCAGAAGGAACCCACGAAATTCACTTTCAGGCCGCAATAATATACACTACAAGCTCTTCAAAAAATATAGCCAAACAtttccccaaaaaaaaataagtaaagtaaataccaaaaattggagaaaaagaaaggaaagaaaTCATCAGCACGTGGCTGAGCCAAATTGATATGCGCCATTAGGGTGGTCTACAAAGTGATTAGGGTGGGATATTCAACATAAAATAGAGGTTGGTAGGGGGAGCTCCAGACTAGAGTTCACTTTATGGAGGATTTTCTTGAGCTTCTCGGCCACGTGTGTGTGAGTTGCAAGAGGTCTAcagaaaatatagaaaaatgTGAAAGTAATTTTTGGGACTTTTTTTGTGAGTTCCATCGACAGGCAAATAATCttgattttttatacccttgcagagggtatattgatttcagtcagaagtttgcaacgcagtgaaggagacgtttccgaccccataaagtatatatattcttgatcagcatgactagacgtgtcgatctagccatgtccgtctgtccgtctgtccgtctgtccgtctgtccgtctgtccgtctgtccgtctgtccgtctgtccgtccgtttctacgcaaactagtctctcagttttaaagctatccggctgaaactttcccaaaagtcttatatcttttgcaggtagtatataagtcggaaccagccggatcggacaactatatcttatagctcccataggaataatcggacaaaaaaatgaaaaaaaattatatctttggtgtttcttagcatataaactcctaagcttggaaataacaatttttaaataattttgaattttgaattaaattttatcgaaatcggacgactatatcatatagctgccataggaacgatcggaaaatttgtggaaaaataatatgaaaaaaattatatcttcggtgtttttcaacatataacctccaacgcttggaaataacattttttaattagttctgaatttcgaattaaattttatcaaaatcggacgactatgtcatatagctgccataggaacgatcgcaaaattggtaggaaaataatatgaaacaaattatagcttcggtgttttttaacatataacctcctacgcttggaaaaaacattttttaattagttctgagtttcgaatttaattttatcaaaatcggacgactatatcatatagctgccataggaacgatcggaaaattggtaggaaaataatatgaaacaaattatagcttcggtgttttttgacatattatcttatactattgggaatatcattttttgtgtttttaaatttaataattatagctgcaagggtatataagcttcggcttgccgaagctaacttcctttcttgttttatatgtatgaaagaaaatatttttgtaattttttactATTGATATATTTATACTATTAATATCATTAAATTGAGTTAGTATTTTATGTTAAATCGTATTAGTTTATGCATATtctatttatattatattttttctgtttcttAGTAACGAGGTGATTAAATGTATTCCAACgatatgaataaaaaaatcttaaatcaATCAGAACAATTTCAATAAGAGGtcctaaaaaatataaataaaaaacttcagatttttaataaattcaattaattttcACATTATTAAAAACCTTTTCAGAGCTTGAAATCgttgttaaaatatttttattagaaaaccaaatattttaaCAAGCCGAGAATactttctttttcaatcatgATTTTTGGAAGTCCCCAAAAAAAAGCTCATTACCAAAAAAAACAGCCCGATGAATATAGCAACTCATGCCGACTTTCTTGAGGGACTTCCGCTGGGGGATGAGGTGGTCTTTCGAGTGGGTGGATGGGGCGGTGGAGCACCTTATCCATAAGCAATGATGAATAACGGTGCTTACGCTTCGGACATTTGATTAATGATGCGTTTACCGACCTCGCCGCCCCCTCTCACCACCCCATCATCCATCTTGGCCTTCGCCTTGCGCCCGCGCACTCAGTTTTCAACGCCATTTTTTGTGGATCTTGGTGGGCTTTTACTTTTTTGTACCGAAGTACACTATTTCGGGTGCGTTTTAGCGGTGCGCGGGCTTTTTGTTCTTTATGCCCGGAcataactttattttattagcaCTACGTGGCAATCTGCTGGATTTGCGCGGCATTAAAAGACAATTTTTACAACTTACCAGCGATGCTTTTTCATACTTTTCCCTCATTTGCATCGCCTGCGTTTTTCTTTTCTCCTGCctcgttttcttttttttttttggttttactATTTTTCATGGTCTGTGTCCTGGCAGACATCATTTTTTGTGGGCCCATAAAGTGCGGGACTGTTTATTAAATTCTTTTGCGGCAAGTTCATTAGACAAAGAGCAAAAATTAATCAGCTTTCTTCCCCGCCCAAATTCATTTCAGCAGCATAAGAACATAGTAAACGGCCTTTGAAAGTTGCAGCGCGGTTTTCCTATTGAGAGGAATCTTTTTTCACACCTAAAGTCTGGGAATGGATTGGGTTTTTGAAGCATGAAAAGAAGAATTCAACGAATAGGTGTTTATTAATTGTTAATCCAAGGAAAATCCTGTGTGGATTCTATTGTTTCTCTACTTGTTTACAATTTGTCAATGTATGTTAAATTTTATGTCTTccaattaataataataccaatccatctaacatttttattaaagtgTAATTTCTACAATACAATAGATAAAATGTGCACGATATTTTATGTTATAATAAGCTCTTTAGCTATCCTTTCCCAAGTAGTTCATCAACATCATGCTGAAACTATAGATTCCCTTGGTCAACTGGAGAGCTGTATTCATTGACAGTGGAGCCATTTCGGCGGCTGTGAGGCAAACCTCTTTCTGGGCCTTGGCTATCATCAGGATAATTAGCTTCTCCTCTTTTACAGGCAGCTCATACCACATACAGTTCGTGTAGATCACACTGAGAAATTCCTCATTCTAAAAAGCATATGTTAACAACAGTTTTTAAAAGAATAACTGATTAAGTTACAGAATTTTCCACCAAAGTGCCGAGTCCGCAGAAAGTGTAGAGTGTTATGGCGGCGTATATTAGATAAAGAGGAGCTGCGGGCCAGGCTTTAATAAATATGCAAGAGATGGTACACAGAAGTCCCACACAAGTTGTGGAAAGCTGAACAAATAAAACGATGCTATAGATCTTCTTAGTGGTCTGAAGAAtgctggaaaataatataaagttATGATAAGAAGTTTAAAGAAAACCTTATATAACCAGCCTTTGCTTTACCTAGAATACAGCTGATGCCATGTCAAGAGATCACAGAGCATGGCCCTTACTCTTGGGAACTCATTCCTTTTGAGAACCACCTCGTTGAAATCCTCAAGCTTCAAACTGAATATGTTCTTAATTAAAGGCGCATGGGTGACGAAAAGAAAGAAGTACATATCTCCGCCGTAATTGCCGAAGCCACCGAAAACAATAAATGCCACATGGATAGCCGTGAGCACAAGATGACCTTTATCGGTGGTGTGATCAACTAGTGGCACCAGGAATTGCATGACCAAAACCTTCTCGTGCAGAACCACCAAGTAGAAGATTGGAAACGCGACAATGACACCCAGGATGATAATGTAGCCGATCATAAAGCCGATGATCAATTTCCAGGTTATACGGATTCTGCTTTCCAGGCATTTGGCATATTCACCACCCTTGGGACCGTATTCACTGGAGgtagaataaaatatatattgaaattaaaccTTTTTCAACAGTTTTAAGACTCCGAATATTTGCGGGAATATAGTTCTCCTACCTGTAGATATTCTCGTAAGTGTTTGAAATTTCTCGCATCTCAGAAGCCATATTGGCGGTGACCAACAGCTTAGTTAATCCCTGGATCCCCGATCCTGTCATAGCAAAGGCCTGAAGGATCACTGTTAGATCTCCGTTGATAACCACGCCCACGTATATGGTATATCCTGTGCAGgcgaaaaagaagaaaatggCGGCAATTATAGAGTAGGTGAGCCACCACATTCGAAAATTGGGATCTGCCACATCATTTCCGCAGAATCCCACGCAAAAACGGATCATACGAATGACTTTGCGATACCGCTCGACAGGCTCTATTTTCGCCATTTTCACTGCCAACTCTTTGGATAGAATCTTATAGGAAAAGTGATTCCCAACAGCAGGGAAAACCCACTTTTATAGTCTGGCAGACATCTTATGTCAAAGTATTGACAATTTAATTAAGGTAGTTAGCAATAAAATCGATTCATGGTAACTAACTAACGTCAAGGTGAAATATAAATGAGTAATTGTTGCACTTTATagctaaataaattataaggTTTAGAAATACTAATGGGTACATATTTAGTTTGTTTCCCATTTTGCTtgcgcacttttttatttcttataaaagTTAAAGTTTTAGGTTTAATTGTATTATTTCATGGTATCTTGTTTTCCTCATCGGTTTGTTAATAAATGTAACTGAATTTATTTCATTCCCATAATAACAGCTCCCAGCCAAACAACTTTATGCATGAGCACATCTGACACCCCGGCCAGAAAAACCCAAGATAAGGAGAAAATCTCCACGCAATTGATTTAatatcaaattttttaataaaatttgttGCCGGAAAAAAAGTGAATTTCAAATAGAAAGCACAGGGAAACTGGGAACAGTGAGGGCAGCCCGAAATTATATCTATTTGCAGAGCGCACGATTCCTGATGTGGAAATTTCGGGACAGGAAGTGAAAGTGCGGGGGAATTGCGTAAGCGCCTAGGCTTTGGGCCAACAACTAATAAAGGCTATCAACAACAGTtcaaacagcagcagcatcgcaaacaaaaacaacaaggaCGCCAGGACAATGGGCTCAAAATCAGCCAAACAGGATGAGGATGGCGCATACGCATACGCACTCAAGTGAATATTTTCTCATTTTCTTGCATTTAAGTTGAGTTCGCTTTGAAGTTTTGACATTTCATAAGGCAGCAGCGAAACAAATTTCGTTCTTCCTCATTtcgcttttattttatttattttttcgtttattctatatattttttttcgatcGAAAATCCGGGCAAACAAAAGTAAAAGCGAACGCACGGCGCAcgcagcaaaaaaaaaaacgaaaaatataTTCCTTGCTTAGTCACCCCTGCGAGAATGGAAGGtgtggccaaaaaaaaaacgaccCTCACAGGCCTACCcctcggaaaaaaaaaaagaaagcacCACCCTCATTTACCACCTCACCATCACGGCGTATACTTAATGTGGGGAAAAGGCCAAGACAACGGAGGCTTAAAGTAGCCAAGGAAACATTAAAGACGCTGCCGGGCAGCTCAGTTGGCCCACAAAATTACTTGCTCGTTAGTTGGGAGCTAGGCTACCAGGTATTCGAACCCCCCTCTATAGAGGTtatctctctttctctttctaACACACACCCTGGGTGtctgcctctcgctcactcgtTCAACCCTCAAGGGAAAAAAATAAAGGTGGGCTGTCTCACGCTAATTTCCAGCCGAGCACAAAACGTCTTCCAGTGGAAAGTGCGTGGCGTTTCCCGGCCACCGCCCGCCAGGGGGCGCCACTATATGCACTGTAATTTGTTGAGTGGAAAGGGGATGTATTTTATGTAGTTAtagctttaaaaattatagattaaaaaccaaaaaacgaTCCTAACCAATAAACTAGTTTACCAAAAAATCGTTATAAGAATATGTTGTTCcgttataaaaataattttggaaTAATAGGGACTTAAGGGACTTAagggaaaacattttttataaactgTATGCGATTAACTAcccttaattaaaaaattctatgGTCCATTCTATTTATTGGGTTTCCCATCGAAAATTAAGAACCATCTTTTCAGAAAGcttcttttttaatattttattgctttattggtgcaactttctttaaatttgatCGTATAAACTAGTCGTgcataattatatattttctaaTGTTTTAAACCTATTTTCCCTAATTTCTCCCAAGGCCCGCCATATCTTAAAACCATTTCCCCACCTCCCCAACTGGGCGTCTTGTTTGTctctaattatattttaatttgcgCAATCTGCCTGTTATTATTTCTGTGCACGGCAATTGCCTCCAAGTGTTTGCACTTCCCGGCGaacattttaattgcaatTATGCCAGGACGACGTCGGCGAGGACAGTCCTCCAAGGAGTCTTCGTCCTTGCCGCAGGGCGTTTTGTTTGGCACGTAGCTCCCGTGGCAGAGCCCCTTCAATGGACACTAATTATTCCGGCCGGAGTTGGGCCGAGAAATTCGTGTCAAATCAAAAAGATTGCGTAGCCGCCCTTTTTGGGTAATTACATTTGGGGAATGGAAGGAAATTGAGCGAGTGCACAAATTTGGAATGTTAAACAGTCGCCCGACTTGGGGTCAGCTTAAAGAGAGTGTCTTTGGGTACCCAGGACCTTGCTGACCCTTTCGGGCAGCCCAACAATCGGGCTTGAGCAGTCGAATATTTTACATTTCCAATTTGCTGGGCCACAAGGAAAACAAGTCACGTACGGGCCAGCTCATTTCCTGTGCCATTTTGGGCCCGACAAAAGGTGTCAAACGGATGCAGACAACGTGCCGCGTATGTCGAATGTCCTGCGAAGGACCTCGGAGGACCTCACCTCACCAGatcctgttgctgctgctgctgctgcccgTGGCTTGTAATCAAAGGAAAGCCGCGCCCCAAATTCACCGAACTTTAAACGTTTCTTAATTGTTAAACTGCCGCTGGCCAACTCCCCAAtcccaatattttttttgaggGGGAACAGGACACCCTGAAGGACTGAAGACGATGGTCCACAATTAAGCCGAAGAAAAAACCGCCAAAAGACAAAAACAGCAATGAAAAAagaatggaagaaaaacagcGGAAAGTTCACTAGGAAAAATGTGTATAATAGCTATGGGAAATagttgaaaatacattttcacAGGTGTatgattttcaaaaacaaataattagtttttaaaaatgtgtaatattttttatatttatatttttattatagtaAGCTTTAATTGTGGGcctttataatattttttaacgcAGTTTGTTGAAACTTTATGTCatgaaaaattatttgtttttggatgaGAACAAGTTAAATCTTAAGAAAAGATAAGGTCTCGGTATTAATAATCACACTTCCGTTTATTCTAAAACCTGTTTTTATGTTTGTTTAAATTCTAAGAacgtttttaaatatttaaaaatatttttatatcacATCCTTTATCACACAAAAgtaagaacattttttttggtttaattgtttttgtttttccaaatctgtttatttgtttttatggaATTTTATTAACTTGCCTCAGCTCTGTCATAAGATTTTCAGTGTGGAAAATACTGCCAGCGACTGGGCGGCatgttaattaatttgccaGGACATCCGAGgttgggcggtgggcggtgtgcgtgggcgtggcagtggcAAGGGCGTCTGCAGACCGCGTGTTTATTTTATGCCGTCGCGCTTAAGTGGTAAGCCCCATTAACAACTGCCTGTCGTTTGGCGGGGAAATAATGGCGTTAGATCATCATCGTCGCCCTGGCCAGAGCCAGAAAACAGAGCCAGAAAAATAAGGAGAAAAAACACAGTTGGGAGAAGGAACAGGACACTGGAGTCCTGCAGCCGTCTGTGCGTCATTTGAGCGCTGAAAGCTTTCAGCGTAAATTGTTGGAAATTAAGAAATGTTCGCCCCAGCCACCCACAGTTGTGTTTTCCTTGAGCTTCCTGCTCATATTTCATGGGTTCTGTTCTCTGTTGTTTTATAGCCGCCATTTGCTGCTCCGTTTTcccggtgtttttttttttttttattttttattccttCGAACGGGAGTTTTCATTGTTAATGTCCTGGCAACCGCAAATGGCGCCACCCATGTCCTGGGCAGCggtgtttttctttaatttagtCGGCAAGACGGCTGCCCAGTGGCTTCCTTGTGGGCCGCTTACAATAATTAGATGTAACGGATATTGTAATTGGTGTTAAATTGCGTCAGAGGCCGTGTTAATGTTTGTCATGCTCGTGGTTTCTGTGGAGTCGGGGACATTTTCCTTTTTCCCTCCTTGGTTTTCCCCCACCCACCGACTCATTTGAGTGGGTGGGCTTTATTTGTTTTCCATGGCTGACTGCTTGTTTTATGGTTTATTTAACGACTGCCCTCCTTCGAGCACTTTACGCGACAATGTCTGCGAAGGAACTAAGTTTCCGAGCAGCCTCAACCTCTACCTGGCGTGAGTCCTGAGTCCTGGGAATCCTTTTTGCCTCAATTAGCATGACAATCGACACGGACAAGTTCTGGGGACGAGACAATGGGAGACAGGAAAGGTAAGAAGGGCTTTACTCAATGGCACAAGAACCAGTTTCCTGGTGGCAACATGACAGGATATGATTGAATTGAATATGCATGCGCATACCATACAAATTTGAATATGAGAATCAGGATCTTAAAAGAGCAATGCCAGCTTCCTTGGATTGCGtgtgaaaatatttgtaaacttTTGTAGATCGTATATacaatcatttttttttaaactaaataCGTACGGCTTGGGAAGTTTacctttaatattaaaataagtaTACCAAGGTAAAGGTATCTTTCAAAAAAATTGATACCTAAACATATTTTCTTCAAAAGCATCTGTcatcatatatttatatttaaatgtcaTAGAAAAATCTCAATCATTTcatttttagaaaaatgtaattaaaataaactgCTAGGCTGGTTATTCCTTTTAATCAATACTTCAAATAAATCTTACTTGTACTCTTAAATCAtgcaatttattaaaa
Encoded here:
- the LOC119553732 gene encoding odorant receptor 67d; translated protein: MAKIEPVERYRKVIRMIRFCVGFCGNDVADPNFRMWWLTYSIIAAIFFFFACTGYTIYVGVVINGDLTVILQAFAMTGSGIQGLTKLLVTANMASEMREISNTYENIYSEYGPKGGEYAKCLESRIRITWKLIIGFMIGYIIILGVIVAFPIFYLVVLHEKVLVMQFLVPLVDHTTDKGHLVLTAIHVAFIVFGGFGNYGGDMYFFLFVTHAPLIKNIFSLKLEDFNEVVLKRNEFPRVRAMLCDLLTWHQLYSSILQTTKKIYSIVLFVQLSTTCVGLLCTISCIFIKAWPAAPLYLIYAAITLYTFCGLGTLVENSNEEFLSVIYTNCMWYELPVKEEKLIILMIAKAQKEVCLTAAEMAPLSMNTALQLTKGIYSFSMMLMNYLGKDS